A genomic window from Algoriphagus sp. Y33 includes:
- a CDS encoding terpene synthase family protein, whose amino-acid sequence MNGYDLDPTFLKKLFGLGGKVSDNAFEKVGEFLEIRIAKRKATIRHAGTVETESRFLVEGMIGMYYMGKLSRLYFPGDVFMDFESYQTQMPSKFRFRSLGESFYISLSYPNETLLLKEIPEFTDFSKSQIAKVRHSDVEWHAFTQMNYRDKLKVIEEKFPKFTYDLTNNEKASLLGVSYATAARIKKESTGKKPADKSGKLGKLLHYPFPAYVHTDAAEIEEQTVSWAFHFHSILRNNVEIAYYKEQKFSYLSSCLYPEIDIEKGVWISKLYLWLFYLDDLTDDLHFGQKAGFWDYLLTGVDNIMGGKPLGFNPDRITVFLNAFSDLATEFDALVSGHKELKGLIFSEVLNYMQKNKIEAEFKDKKTLPSWEEYQVIRPAFSGGNLALALCAFESSENFSSDSFDWKETSDLRVQAAKLIYLTNDLISYQKETDRGDFMNAVALLMQHKGMSFKEAQQEILNLHAETLEEFMVLERRWREEYKPENSGILKYLKQIKYKIAGSVHWSLSISPRYRKS is encoded by the coding sequence ATGAATGGGTATGATTTGGATCCAACGTTTTTAAAGAAACTTTTCGGACTGGGAGGTAAAGTGAGTGATAATGCTTTTGAAAAAGTAGGTGAATTTCTGGAAATAAGGATTGCTAAACGAAAAGCTACCATCCGTCATGCCGGTACTGTGGAAACCGAATCCAGGTTTCTGGTGGAAGGAATGATCGGGATGTACTATATGGGTAAGTTGTCCAGACTCTACTTTCCGGGTGATGTCTTTATGGATTTTGAATCCTATCAAACACAGATGCCCAGTAAATTTCGCTTTAGGTCTTTGGGAGAATCTTTTTATATAAGCCTTTCCTACCCAAATGAAACGCTATTGCTGAAGGAAATACCTGAGTTCACAGACTTTTCAAAATCCCAGATTGCAAAAGTCCGACATTCTGATGTGGAATGGCATGCATTTACCCAGATGAACTACCGGGACAAACTCAAGGTGATTGAAGAGAAGTTCCCCAAGTTCACCTATGATCTGACCAATAATGAAAAGGCGAGCCTTCTGGGGGTAAGCTACGCTACAGCAGCACGTATTAAGAAAGAGTCCACTGGTAAAAAACCTGCTGATAAAAGTGGAAAACTTGGAAAATTGCTACACTATCCATTTCCTGCCTATGTCCACACTGATGCAGCTGAAATCGAGGAACAGACTGTCTCCTGGGCTTTTCACTTCCATTCAATCCTTAGGAACAACGTTGAGATCGCCTATTACAAAGAACAAAAATTCAGTTACCTGTCCTCCTGCCTGTATCCGGAAATTGATATTGAAAAAGGGGTTTGGATTTCCAAGCTCTACCTCTGGCTGTTTTATCTGGATGATTTGACAGATGATTTGCATTTCGGGCAGAAAGCAGGTTTTTGGGATTATCTACTGACTGGGGTTGATAACATCATGGGGGGTAAGCCATTGGGATTTAATCCTGATCGTATAACAGTTTTCCTAAATGCTTTTAGTGATCTGGCTACAGAATTCGATGCGCTGGTTTCTGGCCATAAGGAACTGAAGGGACTGATATTTTCCGAGGTTCTGAATTATATGCAAAAGAATAAAATTGAAGCGGAATTTAAGGACAAAAAGACTCTGCCTAGTTGGGAAGAATACCAGGTTATCAGGCCAGCTTTTTCAGGAGGAAATCTAGCCTTGGCCCTTTGTGCCTTTGAATCAAGTGAGAATTTTTCAAGTGATTCTTTTGATTGGAAAGAAACATCCGATCTCCGTGTGCAGGCTGCCAAGCTGATCTACTTAACCAACGACTTGATATCTTACCAAAAAGAAACTGATAGAGGTGATTTTATGAATGCCGTGGCGTTATTGATGCAACATAAAGGAATGAGTTTCAAAGAGGCCCAGCAGGAAATTTTGAACCTGCATGCGGAAACACTGGAGGAATTTATGGTGCTGGAAAGAAGATGGAGAGAGGAATACAAGCCTGAAAACAGTGGTATACTGAAATACCTCAAGCAGATCAAATACAAGATTGCAGGTTCAGTGCATTGGTCACTTTCGATTTCTCCACGCTACAGGAAGAGTTGA
- a CDS encoding MauE/DoxX family redox-associated membrane protein has translation MENTEKSAIPSILLILLWTYTGIDKILHWQDSRKAFHNQTFPAELAEVLAYAVPTIELLIALLLLFSVSRWWGYLSSILLLTVFTTYVGLIWVGAFPRVPCNCAGVLESLGWKAHFWLNSGMIGISIIGLYFTKKRNP, from the coding sequence ATGGAAAACACAGAAAAATCAGCTATCCCAAGCATCCTGCTGATCCTCTTATGGACCTATACTGGAATTGACAAAATCCTACACTGGCAGGACAGCAGAAAAGCATTCCATAACCAGACCTTTCCTGCAGAGCTGGCAGAAGTACTGGCCTATGCAGTACCGACTATTGAGTTGCTGATTGCCTTACTCCTACTCTTTTCAGTCAGTAGATGGTGGGGATACCTCTCAAGTATCCTCCTCCTCACCGTCTTCACCACCTATGTGGGATTGATCTGGGTAGGAGCTTTTCCCAGAGTTCCCTGCAACTGTGCGGGAGTTTTAGAAAGCTTAGGTTGGAAAGCACATTTCTGGCTTAACAGTGGAATGATTGGAATAAGTATCATCGGACTATACTTCACAAAAAAGCGGAATCCTTAG
- a CDS encoding DUF6520 family protein — protein MNTLIKRLPAFAFVIAAFAAFAFNAPVIGSEPTATKIWTPDTSQPNGYRDVTIQVQSEDYECNASGMDCLVEFSNDNPATGIPNVLSEGEFVEL, from the coding sequence ATGAATACTTTAATTAAAAGATTACCTGCTTTTGCATTTGTAATAGCAGCCTTTGCTGCATTTGCATTCAATGCTCCTGTCATAGGCAGCGAACCTACGGCAACTAAAATCTGGACCCCAGACACTTCCCAACCTAATGGCTACCGGGATGTCACTATTCAGGTTCAATCCGAGGACTATGAGTGTAATGCCAGTGGAATGGATTGTTTGGTAGAATTCTCCAACGATAACCCTGCGACTGGCATCCCTAACGTCCTGAGCGAAGGAGAATTCGTAGAATTATAA
- a CDS encoding RagB/SusD family nutrient uptake outer membrane protein gives MKNILEQMKRKKGRLTILLFCFSLIGLMSCEEFLDAKPDQSLVVPKTLADVQSLLDNTNVFNGQATLPSIASEEVWISDAGYASLSNPIEQAVYIWSDDPYPSGFSGDWNGLYEQVFYANVALEVLEDFEGEKTELYNVLLGSAYFYRGYAYLQLVSEFAMPYQKVGGNESLLGIVLKSTADVNENLERANLQESYDQIYSDLNRAVELLPSTNAPKTRPTKAIALGVLSRVYLNTFQYELAAKSSIEALGIYTDRLDFNNIDVEARRPFTRFDEETIFYSTLFSYSYLRSTQVFVDSALIDLFEENDLRKPAFFDETSSGNFNYTGKLSGATQNFGGISVGELYLNAAEALVRTGEDDQALSMLNDLLSLRYQSDSWVPLAELNLEEVLERILQERRKELIGRGLRWMDLRRLNQEGETETLVREVNGIRYELAPNSPRYAFPIPLDEISRSGIIQNP, from the coding sequence ATGAAAAATATACTAGAACAGATGAAACGAAAGAAAGGAAGATTGACAATCCTGCTGTTTTGTTTTTCCCTCATAGGGCTGATGTCCTGTGAGGAGTTTTTGGATGCCAAACCGGATCAAAGCCTGGTTGTTCCCAAAACTTTGGCAGATGTGCAGAGCCTGCTGGATAATACGAATGTATTCAATGGGCAGGCAACTTTACCTAGTATTGCATCCGAAGAAGTCTGGATTTCCGATGCAGGCTATGCATCCTTAAGTAATCCTATTGAGCAAGCGGTATATATCTGGTCTGATGATCCCTATCCCTCCGGGTTCAGTGGAGACTGGAACGGGTTATACGAACAGGTTTTTTATGCCAATGTCGCATTGGAAGTTTTGGAAGATTTCGAAGGGGAGAAGACTGAATTGTACAATGTCTTACTGGGTTCGGCTTATTTCTACCGTGGCTATGCTTACCTGCAATTGGTTTCTGAATTTGCGATGCCCTACCAGAAAGTAGGAGGAAATGAGTCCCTTTTGGGTATCGTCCTGAAATCCACAGCAGATGTAAATGAGAACCTGGAGCGAGCTAATCTACAGGAAAGCTATGATCAGATTTATTCAGATCTGAATAGAGCGGTAGAGCTGCTGCCTTCTACCAATGCACCCAAAACCAGACCAACCAAAGCAATAGCTTTAGGAGTGCTCTCCAGAGTATATCTAAATACCTTCCAATATGAATTGGCAGCCAAATCCTCTATAGAAGCTTTGGGGATTTATACTGATCGTCTGGATTTTAATAATATAGATGTAGAAGCTAGAAGACCTTTTACACGCTTTGATGAGGAGACTATATTTTACTCCACCTTATTTAGTTATTCCTATTTGAGATCTACTCAGGTATTTGTGGATTCAGCCTTGATAGATCTTTTTGAGGAAAATGATTTAAGAAAACCTGCTTTTTTTGATGAGACATCCTCTGGAAATTTTAATTATACAGGAAAGCTTTCTGGGGCTACACAGAATTTTGGTGGGATCAGTGTAGGGGAACTGTACCTGAATGCTGCGGAAGCATTGGTCAGAACAGGCGAGGATGACCAGGCATTAAGTATGCTCAATGACTTGCTTTCCTTAAGGTATCAATCAGATTCTTGGGTGCCATTAGCCGAATTGAACTTAGAAGAGGTATTGGAAAGAATTCTGCAAGAACGAAGAAAAGAGTTGATAGGGAGAGGGTTGCGCTGGATGGATTTGAGGAGATTGAATCAGGAAGGTGAAACAGAAACTTTGGTGAGAGAAGTGAATGGGATTCGATATGAATTGGCTCCTAATTCTCCTAGATATGCATTTCCTATTCCATTGGATGAAATCAGCAGAAGTGGAATAATCCAGAATCCTTGA
- a CDS encoding SusC/RagA family TonB-linked outer membrane protein, whose protein sequence is MKNLLILIFVLAFSSMDLCAQNLQVVGRVQDQTTGEALIGASVRVLESGTGKITNEEGVFRFELDAGTYTLRISYLGYTVREIEMEVPLSEQLTILLAPEDFELGGVEVLATGYQEIPKSRASGSFVSLNEELVDRRVSTNLIDRLEDVTSGLILNRTGDVGRDPISIRGRSTLGRFSQPLIVIDNFPYDGNLEDINPNDVSSITVLRDAAAASIWGARAGNGVIVITTKSGKNNQATRVSFTGNANWIQPTDPFLAPNLGVDDYIDVEEMLFGQGFYTALESDFGNEVLSPVVETLIAKRDGLISASEADARIAAFRSYDLRNELKQYIYRPQLNQQYNLGIAGGGNYHTYRISLGYDDIRPEISGDASNRITLSLKNDFSFLSDKLKVQTAFYGVKSKSTDAHMAADDITFSSYAGTYPYARLADDSGTPLPLNRDYRNSFKEEMETLGFLDWSFVPLEERGRSNSNSVRDDWRVNLGLTYEVLPGLSVQALYQYWQNTGLTERQYQDNSYDARNLINQFTQMAEEGALSYAIPYGGIYNYSNSRANSHSGRLQANYAKDWEQGWKLNVLAGAEVKALESNAFSGRYYGYNPELATTQVVDYVSLFPLSTNPFATARIPNTDGISLMRDRFYSGFANASLMYQERYLLTLSARKDASNLFGVAANQKAVPLWSAGLGWTLSEEGFYHWNWMPFMKLRASYGYNGNVDRSLTAFTTARSTTFNPITQIPYSIIVNPPNENLRWERIKILNLGLDWENRSGRIMGTFEVYKKEGLDLIGTVPYAPSTGITAFSGNNAATQTQGFDLSLETVNLKGKFTWSSVLLLSGIKEKVTSYEDEINVNNLLNYGINGLGGAYFPIEGRPLFGVYSLPWEGLNPETGDPVGLLDGEASEEYREIINEATLESLVYHGPARPTVFGSFRNTLSFQGFSLSANISYRFGYFFRRSSVQYESILQGRGGHSDYSLRWQEAGDELITQVPSMPEERDAFRDQFYRSSSVLVEKGDHIRLQDIRLGYKIPSSSNKAGMFNNAEFYLYANNLGMIWKATDTDWDPDFGTFKPRKSIAVGVQLDF, encoded by the coding sequence ATGAAAAATCTACTGATTCTAATTTTTGTTTTGGCCTTTTCTTCTATGGATCTATGCGCCCAGAATCTGCAAGTTGTAGGAAGGGTGCAGGATCAAACTACCGGTGAAGCATTGATCGGAGCTTCGGTGCGTGTTCTGGAAAGCGGAACGGGGAAAATTACCAATGAGGAAGGTGTATTCCGTTTTGAGTTGGACGCAGGAACCTATACGCTTCGGATTAGCTACCTGGGTTATACTGTCCGGGAAATTGAAATGGAAGTTCCTCTTTCGGAGCAGTTAACTATCCTTTTGGCGCCAGAAGACTTTGAGTTGGGAGGCGTAGAGGTACTCGCCACTGGTTATCAGGAGATTCCGAAGAGCAGGGCTTCAGGTTCTTTTGTTTCCTTGAATGAGGAACTGGTGGATCGTAGGGTAAGTACCAACCTGATTGATCGATTGGAAGATGTTACTTCCGGTCTGATCCTGAACCGTACCGGTGACGTGGGGAGAGATCCCATTTCCATCCGAGGCAGAAGTACCTTGGGAAGGTTTTCCCAGCCTTTGATTGTGATAGATAATTTTCCATATGATGGGAATCTGGAGGATATCAATCCCAATGACGTATCCAGTATTACCGTATTGCGGGATGCAGCTGCAGCCTCTATCTGGGGGGCTCGTGCAGGAAACGGGGTGATCGTCATTACCACCAAATCAGGAAAGAACAATCAAGCCACCCGTGTCAGTTTTACAGGTAATGCCAATTGGATACAACCAACCGATCCTTTTCTTGCTCCAAATCTAGGAGTTGATGATTACATCGATGTGGAAGAAATGCTCTTCGGTCAGGGCTTTTATACTGCCTTGGAATCAGATTTTGGAAATGAGGTGTTGAGTCCGGTGGTGGAAACACTCATCGCAAAAAGGGATGGCTTGATCTCAGCATCGGAAGCGGATGCTAGGATAGCAGCATTTCGAAGTTATGACCTCAGAAATGAGTTGAAACAATATATTTATCGTCCCCAACTCAATCAGCAATACAATCTGGGAATAGCTGGGGGAGGAAATTACCATACCTACCGGATTTCTTTAGGTTACGACGATATACGTCCGGAAATCAGTGGGGATGCTTCCAATCGGATTACCCTTTCCCTCAAAAATGATTTTTCATTTCTTTCGGATAAGTTGAAGGTACAGACAGCTTTTTATGGGGTGAAAAGCAAGTCTACGGATGCCCATATGGCAGCAGATGACATTACTTTCAGCAGTTATGCAGGAACCTATCCCTACGCTAGACTGGCAGATGATTCAGGAACTCCATTGCCACTAAATCGGGATTATCGCAATAGTTTTAAGGAGGAAATGGAGACTTTGGGCTTTTTGGACTGGTCTTTTGTTCCCTTGGAAGAAAGAGGAAGATCAAATTCAAATTCAGTTCGGGATGATTGGCGGGTAAATTTGGGATTGACTTATGAAGTGCTTCCAGGTTTATCAGTTCAGGCATTGTATCAATATTGGCAAAATACTGGTCTTACAGAACGTCAGTATCAGGACAATAGCTATGATGCCCGAAACCTGATTAATCAATTTACACAAATGGCAGAAGAGGGAGCTTTGTCCTATGCAATACCATACGGAGGTATTTATAACTACTCGAATTCGAGAGCTAATTCCCATTCAGGTAGGCTGCAAGCCAATTATGCTAAAGATTGGGAACAGGGATGGAAATTAAATGTACTGGCAGGAGCGGAAGTAAAAGCCTTGGAGTCCAACGCCTTTTCAGGGAGATATTATGGGTATAATCCTGAATTGGCTACCACACAGGTTGTGGATTATGTGAGTTTGTTCCCCTTGTCTACCAATCCTTTTGCTACTGCACGTATTCCCAATACAGATGGAATCAGCTTAATGCGTGATCGATTCTATTCAGGTTTTGCCAATGCTTCGCTAATGTATCAAGAACGATACCTGCTCACTCTAAGCGCCAGAAAAGATGCTTCCAATCTCTTTGGCGTTGCTGCCAATCAAAAAGCTGTTCCGCTCTGGTCTGCTGGTTTGGGGTGGACGTTGAGCGAGGAAGGCTTTTATCACTGGAATTGGATGCCGTTTATGAAGCTTCGGGCATCCTATGGATACAATGGAAATGTGGACCGCAGCCTGACCGCCTTTACCACAGCGCGTTCCACTACATTTAATCCTATTACACAAATCCCGTATTCCATCATCGTAAATCCACCCAATGAAAACCTACGATGGGAACGCATCAAGATCCTGAATCTGGGTCTGGACTGGGAAAACAGATCAGGCAGGATTATGGGCACTTTTGAAGTCTATAAAAAAGAAGGATTGGATCTAATTGGAACAGTTCCTTATGCTCCGTCCACGGGAATTACGGCTTTTTCAGGGAATAACGCCGCTACGCAAACTCAGGGATTTGACCTCTCACTGGAAACGGTCAATCTGAAAGGGAAATTTACCTGGTCTTCGGTACTATTACTTAGTGGAATTAAGGAAAAAGTCACTTCCTACGAAGATGAGATCAATGTGAATAACCTGCTGAACTATGGTATAAACGGGTTGGGAGGAGCCTATTTTCCAATCGAAGGAAGACCGCTTTTTGGGGTTTATTCCTTGCCTTGGGAAGGTTTGAATCCTGAAACCGGAGATCCTGTAGGCTTGCTGGATGGAGAGGCGAGTGAGGAATACCGGGAGATTATTAATGAAGCTACCCTGGAATCGCTGGTTTATCACGGTCCTGCACGTCCTACTGTGTTTGGCTCTTTTAGAAATACCCTCAGCTTTCAGGGTTTCAGTCTTTCAGCCAATATATCCTATCGTTTCGGGTATTTCTTCCGCAGATCTTCGGTGCAATATGAATCTATTTTGCAGGGTCGGGGCGGTCATTCTGATTATAGTCTTCGCTGGCAGGAAGCAGGGGATGAGTTGATTACACAGGTGCCTTCCATGCCAGAGGAAAGGGATGCATTTCGAGATCAGTTTTATAGAAGCAGTTCGGTTTTGGTGGAAAAGGGGGATCATATCCGGTTACAGGATATACGGCTCGGCTATAAAATCCCTTCCTCATCAAATAAGGCTGGGATGTTCAACAATGCTGAATTCTATTTATATGCGAATAATCTAGGCATGATCTGGAAAGCTACGGATACAGACTGGGATCCTGATTTTGGAACGTTTAAACCCAGGAAAAGTATAGCGGTGGGAGTTCAGCTGGATTTCTAA
- a CDS encoding TlpA disulfide reductase family protein, which translates to MKKHILICLMGLLCLPISTTTAQVADSPTPGQDLVYYAGVHRGGETRSDTLSIGDQIPKGIEFSEVLKFDSDKLRLDDYRGKYLILEFWAPTCTASIASLPRMANLSQEFRDQIAIIPMTIFEEERVSEVFAGYESLVGVDLPLVLHAGKMRELFPHSTIPHFVIVDPEGRVIAITGLEDLTSSNLEKMLTGDASVFRYKEDRKILLGRYDKLISESPQVPSKNIWFQSALTGYIPDVSGSIIQEYEDLSHIRIVNMPLIRHYQLAFSERDLVDYYGRNRIQTIGFEAEELFTKKTGMDYLDWKEQGNHVFGYELIAPPSQNPYALMREDLNRYFPHIKASVKKEKRKVYAIVQQEGTNYPKAQEVESSYQAGAFGLSMQNYPLQGFVYHLNFYFYQRSEFPILNLTGIDYPIDLELEAQLSSISSLKQALRQVGLDLLEKEVEINVLVLEKIGDAKVLAL; encoded by the coding sequence ATGAAAAAACACATACTCATATGCTTAATGGGACTGCTATGTCTACCCATAAGCACCACCACAGCACAGGTTGCTGATTCACCTACTCCAGGGCAGGATTTGGTTTATTATGCCGGAGTCCATCGGGGCGGGGAGACCCGCTCCGATACCTTGAGTATAGGAGACCAGATTCCTAAGGGCATCGAATTCTCCGAGGTCTTGAAGTTTGACTCGGATAAGCTCCGATTGGACGATTACCGCGGCAAATACCTCATCCTGGAGTTTTGGGCGCCTACCTGCACAGCAAGTATTGCTTCATTGCCAAGGATGGCAAATCTGAGTCAGGAGTTTAGGGATCAGATTGCAATTATTCCTATGACCATCTTTGAAGAAGAGCGGGTTTCCGAGGTTTTTGCCGGTTACGAATCCCTTGTCGGGGTTGATTTACCCCTAGTGCTACATGCAGGTAAGATGCGAGAGCTGTTTCCGCATTCCACGATTCCTCATTTTGTTATCGTGGATCCAGAAGGGAGGGTGATTGCAATTACAGGTTTGGAGGATCTGACTAGTTCCAATCTGGAAAAAATGCTCACAGGGGATGCTTCGGTTTTCCGCTACAAAGAGGACCGTAAAATACTACTGGGAAGGTATGACAAACTGATTTCTGAAAGCCCCCAGGTACCTTCTAAAAACATCTGGTTTCAGTCTGCGCTGACAGGATATATCCCCGATGTATCGGGTTCTATCATTCAGGAATACGAGGACCTTTCCCATATCCGCATCGTCAATATGCCCTTGATCAGGCATTACCAGTTGGCTTTTTCGGAAAGGGATCTGGTGGATTATTATGGGAGAAACCGTATTCAGACTATTGGATTTGAAGCCGAAGAACTCTTTACCAAAAAGACAGGAATGGATTATCTGGACTGGAAAGAACAGGGTAATCATGTTTTTGGCTATGAGTTGATCGCTCCTCCTTCCCAAAATCCCTATGCGCTGATGCGCGAGGATCTAAACAGGTACTTCCCCCATATCAAGGCCTCTGTCAAAAAGGAGAAGCGGAAGGTGTATGCGATAGTTCAGCAGGAAGGAACTAACTACCCCAAAGCGCAAGAGGTTGAAAGCAGCTATCAAGCCGGAGCCTTTGGGCTTAGTATGCAAAATTATCCCTTGCAGGGCTTTGTCTATCACCTTAATTTCTATTTCTATCAACGATCAGAATTCCCTATCCTCAACCTGACCGGAATAGACTATCCCATTGATCTGGAACTGGAAGCACAGCTATCCAGTATTTCCAGCCTGAAGCAGGCGCTACGTCAGGTGGGTTTGGATCTGCTGGAAAAGGAAGTGGAGATCAACGTATTGGTTTTGGAAAAAATAGGGGATGCTAAAGTACTGGCTTTATGA
- a CDS encoding helix-turn-helix transcriptional regulator codes for MKRENYNRIKAVLAEEGKKNIDLAKNLGVKDTTVSRWVTNDSQPSIERLFEIADFLEVDVRTLLVSNLLKIKPSDEPKI; via the coding sequence ATGAAAAGAGAGAATTACAATAGAATTAAGGCCGTTTTGGCTGAAGAAGGAAAGAAAAATATTGATTTAGCAAAAAATCTAGGTGTTAAAGATACTACAGTTTCTAGGTGGGTGACAAATGATTCTCAACCCTCAATTGAAAGGCTTTTTGAAATAGCTGATTTTTTGGAGGTTGATGTGAGGACTTTACTGGTTTCGAATCTCTTAAAGATTAAACCTTCGGATGAGCCAAAAATTTAA